The following proteins are co-located in the Actinomycetota bacterium genome:
- a CDS encoding DUF1345 domain-containing protein, translated as MAEDRARTTPDVPDNAGRVPGASAATRVVLAAVAGVCAGALAAVPGSWQTGTLVGWDVAALAYVAWTWATIWRRDPAATARLALREDPGRATADAVLLVASVASILAVVLAISAGRSSGPGARDLHAGLAVASVALSWTVVQTVFTSHYARLYYSHPAGGIDFNQEARPRYSDFAYLAFTVGMTFQVSDTALQTSALRAAALRQALLSYLLGAVILATTINLVAGLLR; from the coding sequence ATGGCTGAGGACAGGGCGAGGACGACACCGGACGTGCCGGACAACGCCGGGCGGGTGCCTGGCGCTTCGGCGGCGACCCGCGTCGTCCTGGCGGCGGTGGCCGGCGTCTGCGCCGGGGCGCTGGCCGCGGTGCCGGGCAGCTGGCAGACGGGCACGCTGGTCGGCTGGGACGTGGCCGCTCTGGCCTACGTCGCCTGGACCTGGGCCACGATCTGGCGTCGGGATCCGGCCGCGACCGCGCGGCTGGCCCTGCGTGAAGACCCGGGCCGGGCCACCGCCGACGCCGTGCTGCTGGTCGCCAGCGTGGCCAGCATCCTGGCCGTGGTGCTGGCGATCAGCGCCGGGCGTTCCAGCGGCCCGGGGGCGCGGGACCTGCACGCCGGGTTGGCGGTGGCCAGCGTGGCCCTGTCCTGGACGGTGGTCCAGACCGTGTTCACCTCCCACTATGCGCGGCTGTACTACAGCCATCCGGCCGGCGGGATCGACTTCAACCAGGAGGCTCGACCGCGCTACTCCGATTTCGCCTACCTGGCCTTCACCGTCGGGATGACCTTCCAGGTGTCCGACACCGCGCTCCAGACCTCGGCGTTGCGGGCGGCGGCGCTGCGCCAGGCGCTGCTGTCGTACCTCCTGGGCGCCGTCATCCTGGCCACCACCATCAACCTGGTGGCCGGGCTGCTCCGGTAG
- a CDS encoding Rho termination factor N-terminal domain-containing protein — MEELRERARELQIEGRSTMSKDELIAALRK; from the coding sequence ATCGAAGAGCTCCGGGAACGGGCTCGCGAGCTGCAGATCGAAGGCCGCTCCACGATGAGCAAGGACGAGCTGATCGCCGCCCTCCGCAAGTAG